The Pseudomonas sp. DG56-2 genome contains a region encoding:
- a CDS encoding RnfH family protein, giving the protein MQVEVAYATAEQQWLLTVDVAPGTTLREAVRLSGVAEQVPGLDINACPLGIFGKVVRDADQQVVVAGDRIELYRPLLIDPKEVRKQRADKVARVFKKAKR; this is encoded by the coding sequence TTGCAGGTTGAAGTGGCCTACGCCACGGCCGAGCAGCAGTGGCTGCTGACGGTGGATGTTGCCCCCGGCACTACGTTGCGTGAAGCCGTGCGCTTGTCGGGCGTTGCCGAGCAGGTGCCGGGACTGGATATAAACGCGTGCCCGCTCGGCATCTTCGGCAAGGTTGTCCGTGATGCTGATCAACAGGTGGTTGTGGCGGGTGATCGAATCGAACTGTACAGGCCCTTGCTGATCGACCCCAAGGAGGTGCGCAAACAGCGGGCCGACAAGGTGGCAAGAGTGTTCAAGAAGGCCAAGCGCTGA
- a CDS encoding lactate permease LctP family transporter — MQTWQQLYSPLGSLGLSALAAVIPIVFFFLALAVFRLKGHVAGSITLGLSILVAIFAFQMPADMAIAAAGYGFAYGLWPIAWIIVAAVFLYKLTVKSGQFEVIRSSVLSITDDQRLQVLLIGFCFGAFLEGAAGFGAPVAITAALLVGLGFNPLYAAGLCLIANTAPVAFGALGIPIIVAGQVTGIDAFKIGAMTGRQLPLLSLFVPFWLVFMMDGLRGVKETWPAALVAGLSFAVTQYFTSNFIGPELPDITSALASLISLTLFLKVWQPKRSFTSATGSVGAAVVNGGGSQPSPYSFGEIFKAWSPFLILTVLVTIWTLKPFKAAFAAGGSMYSWVFNFAIPHLDQLVIKTAPIVATPTAIPAVFKLDPISATGTAIFFSALISMLVLKINFKTGLTTLKETFFELRWPILSIGMVLAFAFVTNYSGMSSTMALVLAGTGAAFPFFSPFLGWLGVFLTGSDTSSNALFSSLQATTAHQIGVNDTLLVAANTSGGVTGKMISPQSIAVACAATGLVGKESDLFRFTLKHSLFFATIVGLITLIQAYWLTGMLVH, encoded by the coding sequence ATGCAAACCTGGCAACAGCTCTACAGTCCGCTTGGTAGTCTTGGCCTGTCCGCACTGGCGGCAGTCATCCCGATCGTATTCTTCTTCCTTGCCTTGGCGGTGTTCCGCCTCAAGGGTCACGTGGCCGGCAGCATCACGCTGGGCCTGTCGATCCTGGTAGCGATCTTCGCTTTCCAGATGCCCGCCGACATGGCGATTGCCGCCGCCGGATACGGTTTTGCCTATGGCCTGTGGCCGATTGCCTGGATCATCGTTGCCGCGGTGTTCCTCTACAAACTGACGGTCAAGAGCGGTCAGTTCGAAGTTATCCGCAGCTCGGTACTGTCGATCACCGACGACCAACGTCTGCAGGTGTTGCTGATCGGTTTCTGCTTCGGTGCCTTCCTTGAAGGTGCAGCTGGGTTCGGTGCCCCCGTGGCCATTACCGCTGCCCTGCTGGTAGGCTTGGGTTTCAACCCGCTATACGCCGCAGGCTTGTGCCTGATTGCCAACACCGCACCAGTGGCGTTCGGCGCCTTGGGCATTCCGATCATCGTTGCCGGCCAGGTAACGGGTATCGACGCGTTCAAGATCGGTGCTATGACCGGCCGCCAACTGCCGCTGCTTTCGCTGTTCGTACCATTCTGGCTGGTGTTCATGATGGACGGCCTGCGCGGTGTGAAAGAAACCTGGCCTGCCGCACTGGTAGCCGGCCTGAGCTTTGCCGTTACCCAATACTTCACCTCGAACTTCATTGGCCCGGAATTGCCGGACATCACCTCGGCCCTGGCCAGCCTGATTTCGCTGACCCTGTTCCTCAAGGTCTGGCAGCCTAAACGCTCGTTCACCAGTGCTACCGGCAGCGTTGGCGCCGCGGTGGTCAATGGGGGTGGCAGCCAGCCTTCGCCGTACAGCTTCGGCGAGATTTTCAAAGCCTGGTCGCCGTTCCTGATTCTTACGGTATTGGTCACCATCTGGACCCTGAAACCGTTCAAGGCGGCCTTCGCCGCTGGCGGCTCGATGTACAGCTGGGTGTTCAACTTCGCGATTCCGCACCTTGACCAATTGGTGATCAAGACCGCGCCAATCGTCGCAACCCCAACGGCAATCCCTGCGGTATTCAAGCTCGACCCGATTTCCGCCACCGGTACCGCGATTTTCTTCTCGGCGCTGATTTCCATGCTGGTACTGAAGATCAACTTCAAAACTGGTCTGACCACTTTGAAAGAGACCTTCTTCGAACTGCGCTGGCCCATTCTGTCGATCGGCATGGTGCTGGCCTTCGCTTTCGTCACCAACTACTCGGGCATGTCGTCGACAATGGCCCTGGTACTGGCTGGTACTGGTGCGGCGTTCCCATTCTTCTCGCCGTTCCTTGGCTGGCTGGGCGTATTCCTGACCGGTTCCGACACCTCGTCGAACGCACTGTTCAGCTCCTTGCAGGCAACGACTGCGCACCAGATCGGCGTCAATGACACCTTGCTGGTTGCGGCTAACACCAGCGGCGGCGTAACAGGCAAGATGATCTCGCCTCAGTCGATCGCCGTAGCTTGCGCAGCCACCGGCCTGGTCGGCAAGGAATCGGATCTGTTCCGCTTCACGCTCAAGCACAGCCTGTTCTTCGCCACCATCGTCGGCCTGATTACCTTGATTCAGGCCTATTGGCTGACCGGCATGCTGGTTCACTAA
- a CDS encoding type II toxin-antitoxin system RatA family toxin translates to MTTHIQRSALLPYPAQALYDLVNDVARYPEFLPWCSSTTVLEESDTLMRASLEAAKGGMSQKFVTRNVLVPGQSIEMNLEEGPFNQLHGLWVFKPLGEKACKISLDLSFDYAGPLVRATLGPIFNQAANTLVDAFCQRAKQLAG, encoded by the coding sequence ATGACTACCCATATTCAACGCTCGGCCTTACTGCCCTATCCCGCCCAGGCGCTGTACGACCTGGTCAATGATGTTGCGCGGTATCCGGAGTTTCTGCCGTGGTGTTCCTCCACCACCGTGCTGGAAGAGAGCGACACGCTGATGCGTGCCAGCCTGGAAGCGGCCAAGGGTGGCATGAGCCAGAAGTTCGTTACTCGCAATGTACTGGTGCCGGGTCAATCGATCGAGATGAATCTGGAAGAGGGGCCGTTCAATCAGTTGCATGGCTTGTGGGTCTTCAAGCCATTGGGTGAGAAGGCCTGCAAAATCAGCCTGGATCTGTCGTTCGATTACGCCGGGCCATTGGTGCGGGCAACGTTGGGTCCGATCTTCAATCAGGCAGCCAACACCCTGGTAGACGCGTTTTGTCAGCGAGCCAAGCAACTTGCAGGTTGA
- the smpB gene encoding SsrA-binding protein SmpB — protein sequence MAKQKKHPTGTIAQNKKARHDYFIEHKFEAGLVLSGWEVKSLRAGKAHLTDSYVVLKDGEAWLMGSHITPLTAASTHVIADPTRTRKLLLNRRELERLYAAVQQKGYTCVALSIYWSKHLIKCEIALGKGKKEYDKRDTQRERDSNRELQRAVRNKGKED from the coding sequence ATGGCTAAACAAAAGAAACATCCGACAGGGACCATCGCGCAGAATAAAAAGGCGCGACACGATTACTTCATCGAACACAAGTTCGAGGCCGGATTGGTCCTGTCCGGTTGGGAAGTAAAAAGTCTGCGTGCCGGCAAGGCGCATCTGACTGACAGCTATGTGGTGCTCAAAGATGGCGAGGCCTGGCTGATGGGCAGCCATATCACGCCACTGACGGCTGCCAGTACGCACGTCATCGCCGACCCTACACGCACCCGAAAACTGCTGCTCAATCGACGCGAGCTGGAACGCCTGTATGCTGCCGTGCAGCAAAAGGGCTACACCTGCGTGGCCTTGTCGATCTACTGGAGCAAGCACTTGATCAAGTGCGAGATCGCACTGGGCAAGGGCAAGAAGGAATACGACAAGCGCGACACCCAGCGCGAGCGCGATTCCAACCGCGAACTGCAACGCGCGGTACGCAACAAAGGCAAGGAAGACTGA
- a CDS encoding sodium-dependent transporter encodes MSTDKVSVHGGWASRWVFVLAATGAAVGLGSIWKFPYMVGVYGGGAFVLVFLACIALIGIPVMLAETLIGRRTRQSPANALRDLALEAGHSPRWSWWAFAGMVTALLILSFYSVVGGWSFDYIINMGKGDFQGVTADQVGGYFKDVISDPWRLVLWHSLFMLLSALVIARGVVAGLEKSLRIMMPLLFLLLVILLGYSLTTGHFMQGLHFMFDFDTSRLLDGLLPAMGHAFFSLSVGVGSLLIYGAYMPKDASIGGTIVAVALLDTFVSLLAGLALFPIVFAAGLNPSEGPGLMFVALPFAFGNVAFGQLMGVVFFVLVAVAAWSSAISLLEPMVAYLVERTGVRRGWITTWLALSCWLVGLGTVFSFNIWQQARFFVNDDSGFQLYQWGVSGGLDFFGVIDFFTSRIMLPLGGLCFVVFAGWIMGREAVRDELAMRSPLLFALTFFLMRYVAPLGILIVFAAQLWK; translated from the coding sequence ATGTCGACGGACAAGGTTTCTGTCCATGGTGGCTGGGCCAGTCGCTGGGTATTTGTACTGGCGGCAACCGGCGCCGCGGTAGGTCTGGGGAGTATCTGGAAGTTCCCCTACATGGTCGGCGTCTATGGTGGCGGTGCGTTCGTTCTGGTGTTCCTCGCCTGTATCGCGCTGATCGGCATACCGGTGATGCTGGCCGAGACCCTGATTGGTCGTCGCACCCGGCAAAGTCCAGCCAACGCCCTGCGCGATCTGGCGCTGGAGGCCGGGCATTCGCCGCGCTGGTCGTGGTGGGCATTTGCCGGAATGGTAACGGCGCTGTTGATCCTGTCTTTCTACAGTGTGGTGGGCGGCTGGTCGTTCGACTACATCATCAATATGGGCAAAGGTGACTTTCAGGGGGTAACGGCTGACCAGGTCGGCGGCTACTTCAAAGACGTAATCAGCGACCCTTGGCGGCTGGTGCTTTGGCACAGCCTGTTCATGCTGCTTTCAGCCCTGGTCATTGCCCGTGGCGTAGTGGCGGGGCTGGAGAAAAGCTTGCGAATCATGATGCCGTTGCTGTTCCTGCTGCTGGTGATTCTCCTGGGCTACAGTCTGACCACCGGGCACTTCATGCAGGGCCTGCATTTCATGTTCGACTTCGATACCTCGCGTCTGCTCGATGGCTTGCTGCCTGCCATGGGGCACGCCTTCTTCTCGTTGAGTGTCGGTGTCGGTTCGCTGTTGATCTATGGGGCCTACATGCCCAAGGATGCGTCTATCGGTGGCACCATCGTCGCGGTAGCGCTGTTGGATACTTTCGTTTCGTTGCTTGCCGGTCTGGCCTTGTTTCCTATCGTGTTCGCGGCCGGGCTCAACCCCAGTGAAGGGCCTGGCTTGATGTTTGTTGCCTTGCCATTTGCCTTCGGAAATGTGGCCTTTGGCCAATTGATGGGCGTCGTATTCTTTGTTTTAGTAGCAGTGGCAGCCTGGAGTTCGGCAATTTCTCTGCTCGAACCCATGGTGGCTTACCTGGTCGAGCGTACCGGAGTTCGGCGCGGCTGGATCACCACTTGGCTGGCATTGAGTTGCTGGCTGGTTGGCCTGGGGACGGTGTTTTCGTTCAATATCTGGCAGCAGGCACGCTTTTTCGTGAACGACGACAGTGGTTTTCAGCTCTACCAATGGGGTGTGAGTGGTGGGCTGGACTTCTTCGGCGTTATCGACTTTTTCACCTCGCGGATCATGTTGCCGCTGGGTGGTTTGTGCTTTGTGGTATTCGCTGGTTGGATCATGGGGCGAGAAGCGGTGCGCGATGAGTTGGCGATGCGCAGCCCGCTGCTGTTTGCTCTGACCTTCTTCTTGATGCGCTATGTGGCGCCCCTCGGCATTCTGATTGTATTTGCCGCTCAGCTTTGGAAATGA
- the lldD gene encoding FMN-dependent L-lactate dehydrogenase LldD, whose translation MIISASTDYRAAAQRKLPPFLFHYADGGAYAEYTLRHNVEDLASIALRQRVLKNMSELSLETQLFNEKLSMPVALAPVGLTGMYARRGEVQAARAAAAKGIPFTMSTVSVCPIEEVAPAIDRPMWFQLYVLKDRGFMRNALERAKAAGVTTLVFTVDMPVPGARYRDAHSGMSGPNAPLRRVWQAMTHPQWAIDVGLLGKPHDLGNISTYRGSPTGLADYIGWLGNNFDPSISWKDLEWIREFWDGPMVIKGILDPQDAKDAVKFGADGIVVSNHGGRQLDGVLSSARALPAIADAVKGDLKILADSGIRSGLDVVRMIALGADTVLIGRAFLYALATAGEAGVKNLLDLFEKEMRVAMVLTGAKTISEITRDSLVRELGA comes from the coding sequence ATGATCATTTCTGCCTCTACCGACTACCGCGCAGCCGCCCAACGCAAGCTGCCGCCGTTCCTCTTCCACTACGCAGACGGCGGCGCCTACGCCGAGTACACGCTGCGTCACAACGTTGAAGACCTGGCCAGCATTGCATTGCGTCAGCGCGTGCTGAAAAACATGTCCGAGCTGAGCCTTGAGACGCAACTGTTCAATGAGAAACTGAGCATGCCGGTGGCCCTGGCACCGGTCGGCCTGACCGGCATGTATGCCCGCCGCGGCGAGGTGCAGGCAGCTCGCGCAGCAGCGGCCAAAGGCATCCCGTTCACCATGTCGACCGTTTCGGTGTGCCCGATCGAGGAAGTTGCCCCGGCCATCGACCGCCCGATGTGGTTCCAGCTGTATGTCCTCAAAGACCGCGGCTTCATGCGCAACGCCCTGGAACGTGCCAAGGCTGCCGGTGTTACCACCCTGGTATTCACTGTAGACATGCCGGTACCTGGCGCCCGCTACCGCGACGCCCACTCCGGCATGAGCGGCCCGAACGCGCCACTGCGTCGCGTCTGGCAGGCCATGACCCATCCGCAATGGGCCATCGACGTCGGCCTGCTGGGCAAGCCGCACGACCTGGGCAACATCTCCACCTACCGTGGCAGCCCGACGGGCCTTGCCGACTACATCGGCTGGCTGGGCAACAATTTTGACCCGTCGATTTCCTGGAAAGACCTGGAGTGGATCCGCGAGTTCTGGGATGGCCCAATGGTGATCAAGGGCATTCTTGACCCGCAAGACGCCAAGGATGCGGTGAAATTCGGTGCCGACGGCATCGTCGTCTCCAACCACGGCGGCCGCCAACTCGACGGCGTACTGTCCAGCGCGCGCGCCCTGCCGGCAATCGCCGACGCGGTGAAAGGCGACCTGAAGATTCTCGCCGACTCCGGCATTCGCAGCGGCCTCGATGTGGTGCGCATGATTGCCCTGGGCGCAGACACCGTGTTGATCGGCCGTGCATTCCTCTACGCTCTGGCCACCGCGGGTGAAGCCGGCGTGAAGAACCTACTGGATCTGTTCGAGAAAGAAATGCGCGTGGCCATGGTGCTGACTGGCGCCAAAACCATCAGCGAGATCACCCGTGACTCGTTGGTACGCGAACTGGGCGCGTGA
- a CDS encoding FAD-binding and (Fe-S)-binding domain-containing protein has product MSLPAAFLDTVEHLIPRERRFDDPLSTLAFGTDASFYRLIPKLVIRVESEDEVATLLKVAHAEKVAVTFRAAGTSLSGQAVSDSVLLVLGDNWNGHDIRKDGTQIRLQPGVIGAQANAWLVPFGRKIGPDPASINACKIGGIVANNASGMCCGTAQNTYHTLAGMRLLLADGTLLDSEIPESVSRLRETHGALLEQLAELGRQTRANTDLAAKIRHKYRLKNTTGLSLNALVDYDEPLDILTHLMVGSEGTLGFISAVTYDTVPDHPHKASALIVFPDVETCCKAVPVLKQQPVSAVELLDRRSLRSVENMKGMPTWVKSLSPGACALLIESRAATQTLLHEQLQHISASIAEFPVEKQVDFSEDPVVYNQLWRIRKDTFPAVGAVRETGTTVIIEDVTFPVEKLAEGVNRLIELFDKHSYDEAILFGHALEGNLHFVFTQGFDSPEQVARYSAFMDDVAQLVAVEYGGSLKAEHGTGRNMAPFVELEWGSDAYQLMWQLKRLLDPAGILNPGVVLTDDPQLHLKNLKPLPAADEIVDKCIECGFCEPVCPSKGLTLSPRQRIVMWRDIQAKKRAGEDTRELERDYQYQGIDTCAATGLCAQRCPVGINTGELVRKLRGQTADHVKTADWLAENFHTALSGARLTLRAANGARKLLGAPRLSRMSASLSKLSHGRVPQWTAAMPQPLKSLQLPTASNDARPRVVYLAACVSRVMGPAAADHEQTSLLDKTRGLLEKAGYQVVFPENADSLCCGQPFASKGYAEQAEHKRQEMINALLLASRGGLDPIYCDTSPCTLRLVQDLADTRLDLYDPVRFIRSHLLDKLEFTPQDEPIAVHVTCSTQHLGESQALIDLARRCSKEVVIPEGIHCCGFAGDKGFTTPELNAHSLRSLKDAVQYCSEGISTSRTCEIGLSNHGGIDYHGLVYLVDRVTQPRIT; this is encoded by the coding sequence ATGAGTCTGCCCGCCGCGTTCCTCGACACGGTTGAACACCTGATCCCCCGCGAGCGACGCTTCGACGACCCGCTCTCGACCCTGGCTTTCGGCACCGATGCCAGTTTCTACCGCCTGATCCCGAAACTGGTGATTCGCGTCGAGAGCGAAGACGAAGTCGCAACCCTGCTCAAGGTCGCACACGCCGAAAAAGTAGCGGTAACCTTCCGCGCTGCAGGCACCAGCTTGTCCGGCCAGGCGGTGAGTGATTCAGTACTGCTGGTGCTGGGCGATAACTGGAATGGCCACGATATCCGCAAAGACGGCACGCAGATTCGCCTGCAACCCGGCGTCATCGGCGCCCAGGCCAACGCCTGGCTGGTACCGTTCGGCCGCAAGATCGGCCCAGACCCGGCCTCGATCAACGCCTGCAAGATCGGCGGCATCGTCGCCAACAACGCCAGCGGCATGTGCTGCGGCACTGCGCAAAACACCTACCACACGCTCGCCGGCATGCGCCTGCTGCTGGCAGACGGCACCTTGCTCGACAGCGAAATACCCGAAAGCGTCAGCCGCCTGCGTGAGACCCACGGTGCCCTGCTTGAGCAGCTCGCTGAGCTTGGCCGGCAAACCCGCGCCAATACCGATCTGGCGGCAAAGATTCGGCACAAATATCGACTGAAGAACACCACTGGCCTGTCCCTCAATGCCCTGGTCGACTACGACGAACCTTTGGACATTCTCACCCACCTGATGGTCGGCTCCGAAGGCACACTCGGCTTCATCAGCGCCGTGACCTACGACACCGTGCCGGACCATCCGCACAAAGCCAGTGCGTTGATCGTCTTCCCGGATGTCGAGACCTGCTGCAAGGCAGTGCCGGTGCTCAAACAACAGCCAGTCTCGGCCGTTGAACTGCTTGACCGCCGCAGCCTGCGCTCGGTGGAAAACATGAAGGGCATGCCGACCTGGGTGAAAAGCCTGTCGCCGGGTGCTTGTGCGTTGCTCATCGAATCGCGTGCAGCAACCCAGACGCTGCTGCATGAACAACTGCAGCACATCAGCGCTTCCATCGCTGAATTCCCGGTCGAAAAGCAGGTCGATTTCAGCGAAGACCCAGTGGTCTACAACCAGCTCTGGCGGATTCGTAAGGACACCTTCCCTGCAGTCGGTGCAGTCCGCGAGACCGGCACCACGGTCATCATCGAAGACGTGACCTTCCCCGTCGAAAAGCTCGCCGAAGGTGTGAACCGGCTGATCGAGCTGTTCGACAAACACAGCTACGACGAAGCGATCCTGTTCGGCCATGCCCTGGAAGGCAACTTGCATTTCGTCTTCACCCAGGGCTTCGACTCGCCTGAACAGGTGGCGCGCTACTCAGCGTTCATGGACGACGTCGCGCAACTGGTGGCGGTGGAATACGGTGGTTCGCTCAAAGCCGAACACGGCACCGGGCGCAACATGGCCCCCTTCGTTGAGTTGGAATGGGGCAGCGATGCCTACCAATTGATGTGGCAGCTCAAGCGTTTGCTTGACCCGGCCGGCATCCTCAACCCAGGGGTGGTGCTGACCGACGACCCACAACTGCATTTGAAGAATCTCAAGCCGCTGCCAGCCGCTGACGAAATCGTCGATAAATGCATCGAGTGTGGTTTCTGCGAGCCCGTGTGCCCTTCCAAAGGCCTGACGCTCAGCCCACGCCAGCGCATCGTCATGTGGCGCGATATCCAGGCCAAGAAACGGGCCGGCGAAGACACCCGGGAACTTGAGCGCGACTATCAGTACCAAGGCATCGACACCTGCGCCGCCACGGGACTGTGTGCCCAGCGTTGCCCGGTGGGTATCAACACCGGCGAACTGGTCAGAAAGTTGCGCGGCCAAACCGCCGACCATGTGAAAACAGCCGATTGGCTGGCGGAGAACTTCCACACCGCCCTCAGCGGTGCTCGCCTGACCCTACGCGCCGCCAATGGCGCACGCAAGCTACTCGGCGCGCCACGTCTGAGCCGCATGAGCGCGAGCTTAAGCAAGCTGAGCCACGGCCGTGTGCCGCAATGGACAGCGGCCATGCCGCAGCCGCTGAAGTCGCTGCAACTGCCTACCGCCAGCAACGACGCACGCCCTCGCGTGGTCTACCTTGCCGCCTGCGTCTCACGGGTAATGGGCCCGGCAGCAGCCGACCACGAACAAACCTCGCTGCTGGACAAAACCCGCGGTCTGCTGGAAAAGGCCGGCTATCAGGTGGTGTTCCCGGAGAACGCCGACAGCCTTTGCTGCGGTCAGCCGTTCGCCTCCAAGGGCTATGCCGAACAGGCCGAACACAAACGCCAGGAGATGATCAACGCCTTGCTGTTGGCCAGTCGTGGCGGTCTCGACCCGATCTACTGCGACACCAGCCCGTGCACCTTGCGCCTGGTTCAGGATCTGGCTGATACCCGCCTGGACCTCTACGACCCTGTGCGTTTTATTCGCAGCCACTTGCTCGACAAACTGGAGTTCACCCCTCAGGACGAGCCGATCGCTGTACACGTGACCTGCAGCACCCAGCACCTGGGGGAAAGCCAGGCACTGATCGACCTGGCCCGGCGTTGCAGCAAAGAGGTGGTGATCCCGGAAGGCATTCATTGCTGCGGCTTTGCTGGCGACAAAGGCTTTACCACGCCGGAACTCAACGCCCACTCGCTGCGCAGTCTCAAGGATGCAGTGCAATATTGCAGCGAAGGCATTTCCACCAGCCGCACCTGTGAGATCGGCCTGTCGAACCATGGCGGAATCGATTATCACGGCCTGGTGTACCTGGTAGATCGCGTGACCCAGCCACGGATCACGTAA
- a CDS encoding GntR family transcriptional regulator codes for MVFDQVRQRRLSDDIVDRLEGMILEGTLTAGQRLPAERALAEQFGVSRPSLREAIQKLVAKGLLVSRQGGGNYVSDSLGATFSDPLLQLLESNPEAQRDLLEFRHTLEASCAYYAAMRATEPDRQRLKAAFDALQDCYTRQGEVSRVEEGAADARFHLAIAEASHNAVLLHTIRGLFDLLKRNVVTNIGGMYKQREETRDMLINQHRDLYLAIVEGRANDAREVSSQHILYVQEVLDEVRQEVQRTARAERRSGR; via the coding sequence ATGGTTTTTGATCAAGTCCGCCAACGCCGTTTGTCCGACGATATTGTCGACCGGCTTGAGGGGATGATTCTTGAGGGCACTTTGACTGCCGGGCAGCGCCTGCCAGCTGAGCGGGCATTGGCCGAGCAGTTCGGCGTGTCACGGCCTTCGCTGCGTGAGGCGATCCAGAAACTGGTGGCCAAGGGGCTGCTGGTCAGTCGTCAGGGTGGTGGCAACTACGTGTCTGATTCCCTGGGGGCCACGTTCAGCGATCCGTTACTGCAACTGCTGGAAAGCAACCCTGAAGCGCAGCGCGATTTGCTGGAGTTTCGGCATACCTTGGAGGCATCGTGCGCGTATTACGCGGCGATGCGTGCGACCGAGCCCGATCGTCAGCGGCTCAAGGCAGCGTTCGATGCCCTGCAGGATTGCTACACCCGCCAGGGCGAAGTCAGTCGTGTCGAGGAAGGCGCGGCCGATGCTCGCTTCCATCTGGCGATTGCCGAGGCCAGCCACAATGCCGTGTTGCTTCACACCATTCGTGGTCTTTTCGATTTGCTCAAGCGTAACGTGGTGACCAACATCGGCGGCATGTACAAACAGCGCGAGGAAACGCGCGACATGTTGATCAATCAGCACCGCGATCTTTACCTGGCAATCGTCGAAGGGCGTGCCAATGATGCGCGAGAAGTCTCCAGCCAGCACATTTTGTATGTGCAGGAGGTGCTCGACGAGGTGCGCCAGGAAGTGCAGCGAACGGCGCGTGCGGAGCGGCGTAGCGGACGTTGA
- the fur gene encoding ferric iron uptake transcriptional regulator, with protein sequence MVENSELRKAGLKVTLPRVKILQMLDSTEQRHMSAEDVYKALMEAGEDVGLATVYRVLTQFEAAGLVVRHNFDGGHAVFELADGGHHDHMVNVESGEVIEFFDSEIEKRQKEIVAEHGFELVDHNLVLYVRKKR encoded by the coding sequence ATGGTTGAAAATAGCGAACTGCGCAAAGCCGGTCTCAAGGTGACACTGCCTCGAGTTAAAATTCTACAGATGCTCGACTCTACCGAGCAGCGTCACATGAGTGCTGAGGATGTCTACAAGGCGCTGATGGAGGCGGGCGAGGATGTCGGTCTGGCCACGGTTTACCGTGTTCTGACCCAGTTCGAAGCCGCTGGCCTGGTCGTGCGCCACAACTTCGACGGCGGTCATGCCGTGTTCGAGCTAGCCGACGGTGGCCACCACGACCATATGGTCAACGTGGAATCTGGCGAGGTTATCGAGTTCTTCGATAGCGAAATCGAAAAGCGCCAGAAAGAAATCGTCGCCGAGCATGGCTTCGAACTGGTTGACCATAATTTGGTCCTGTACGTGCGCAAGAAAAGATAA
- a CDS encoding outer membrane protein assembly factor BamE encodes MQNTKLLLTSLTFVGLLALAGCSFPGVYKIDIQQGNVVTQDMIDQLRPGMTRRQVRFIMGNPLIQDTFHTNRWDYLYSLQPGGGQRQQERMSIFFNESDQLVSLSGDFMPGVSRDQEILGGSGDTSVSPAQPGTTESAEQVKETPAKPGSLEEKIQREVDTIEAIPVPTPAPIETSPQ; translated from the coding sequence ATGCAAAACACCAAGCTCTTGCTAACCAGCCTCACCTTTGTGGGACTGCTCGCACTCGCCGGTTGCTCGTTCCCCGGGGTTTACAAAATCGACATCCAGCAGGGCAATGTCGTCACGCAAGACATGATAGACCAATTACGCCCCGGAATGACCCGTCGGCAAGTACGGTTTATCATGGGCAACCCCCTGATCCAGGATACATTCCATACCAATCGTTGGGATTACCTGTACAGCCTGCAGCCTGGCGGCGGTCAACGCCAGCAGGAACGCATGAGTATTTTCTTCAATGAAAGCGATCAGCTGGTGAGCTTGTCCGGCGACTTCATGCCGGGCGTAAGCCGCGATCAGGAAATCCTCGGAGGCAGCGGCGACACCAGCGTCAGCCCAGCACAGCCAGGTACTACCGAGTCTGCGGAACAAGTCAAGGAAACCCCGGCCAAGCCAGGTTCCCTGGAAGAAAAGATCCAGCGCGAAGTCGATACTATCGAAGCGATTCCAGTACCGACCCCTGCACCGATCGAAACCTCGCCGCAATAA